Within Eggerthella sp. YY7918, the genomic segment CTTTCGATTTATCCCCTATGGGTTCTATAGTTTTTGAAGTTCTCAAAGTATTCTGCAAACTCAGGAGAAGTATCTGAGTTTCCTGATCTCCATGCTTTGTGATCGATGATCTCGCTTTCAAACCCATAATATGCATCTATGTATGCAATGAGGTCATCTAATGCTTCTAACTGTGCCTCAGGATAATCTTCAGAACCACCTATATGAACCATTTCTATTCCAACAGAATAAGAGTTCATCCCATAGTCTGAAGCCCAGCTCCCGATTGGAGTAGTCCCCGCCTTATCATCTCTCGATTCATCTTCTACACCATATAGTTCATTATGTCCCGTATCTCCAAACCCAGCATGGTGCACAATAGAATCGAGCGGCGCACATTGAACTATGGAACCATCTTTATTGATAATAAAATGAGCGGCGACAAGATTTCCGTTCGAATCCCACCAGTCGATTACAGATGAAGCATCTTCTGTTCCTTCAGTGTCGTGTAAAACAATATACTTTTGATATTCACTACCTTTATTTCCATGGACAAACGAAGAACGAAAATCATTTGAGATGTTTAGCTTGCTATAGGCATCATCAATAAGCTTTTGTCGGGTATCTTCTTCACTTACACTCTGAGTATCTTCTTCATTTACACTCTGAGACTCAGCTCCTTTTTCTTCATTTAGAGCTAAACTTTCGGTTTCATCTTTTGTTTCTTCTTGTTTTTGGGAAGAAGCACATCCGGCAAGTAAGCATACAAACATACAGGAAAATGCAACTAGTAGTATTGGTTTGATTTTTGAAATATACTTCGGCACTTTGATTCCCTTAAACGGCATATTGTGAGTTTCTGCTTTGCTCAAGAGCACGAATAAGAGCAAGATTATCTTTTTCAGTAGAGTTCAATGGATCAGGCATTGCATCAAATTCTGAAGGACTATATTTTGGCGAATACCAACCTTTTGAACTAAAGTGTTCTACAAGATCACTGTTTTTAAACTCTCGACCATAGCGTGCGAATATCTCATTTCTCGCTACATATAGTTCGTAGTCCGTTAGCACATTCAATTCCTGCTCTGTGTAAAGATGTGAATCGACTTCAGGAAGGATGTATTCCTCTTCAATACCACCAACAGCATTATTAGTTAATTCAGGGGCCGAGGAAGAACTTGAAGATGTTGGGCTAGAAGAAGAGTTTGTCGAAGAATCTGTTATTGATGAATCCGACGGTGCTGAACTTGAAGAAGGACTTGAACTCTCAGGTTCATCCAATGCGGAAGTATTTAATTGTCCACTTATAGAACTTGTTGGATCAGTCATAGCGATAAACAGCGGACACCCTAAGCCAACTACAAAAGCAAGAGCCATAACAACGCCAAATAGTATCCAACGATTTTTAGGAGAAAGAGGCTGTTTCTTGGCCTCAGCAAGAGGTTCATTATTTGTTTCTTCTACATCGCAGATATCAACTTCAGTCACAGGTGTACCGTCGACTGAAGGTTCGATATCGGTATCTGAAACTTCGTTAACAACAGGCATATCTGATTGTTCGTCTTTACCTATTTTAGTGCCACAGTTTGAACAGAATATCGACTCCTCGGGTAATTCTGTTCCACATTTAAAACAGTACATACTTCTCCTAAATCCACATTGGATACCTGATTGGTATCAGTGTCAAAAGTAAGCCGCAAATATCATATATTTGAATTTAGATTCTCCTATGGTAACTGAATAATAAGTATACTGCATAGAATAAGTCTTATCTAAGTGATTCTTACTGATGAGTGGTACAGGATCATTTACCGACTGACGCGATACAGACAGCCTCTGCGCTCCTTCGTCACACTCAACCCGAAATCCACTATGAACCCCTCCCCCGGAGGTTACGGTGCGAGGTCGAAAAGTTCGCCGTAGAGGTCGTTGCCGCAAAGCCAGCCGCGCTCGGTGGGTCGCCAACGTCCGCCCTCGTGAACGACAAGGCCATCCCTCGCCAAACGTTCAAGCGTTGCAGGGGCATCCCGAAGTTGTTCAGTGGCGCGTTTCACCTGATCGTCGGTTACTCCGCAGGTCATACGCATGCCCAGCATAAGATCCTCCGCGGCCATCTGACGCGCGTTCAAGTCGTCGGTCACTTGACCATCTTTCATACGCATACGCCGCTCAGCATTCTGGGTCATCGTAGCCGCCGAACGCCCGAGACCAAGGTAAGGTACCCCTGTCCAATAGGCGATATTGTGGCGACACTGATACCCGGGCCGCGCATAGCTTGCCACCTCATAGCGCTCATAGCCCGCCTCGGTCAGAACATGTGCGGCTATCTGCATGTGTGCCGCCTCGACGTCGTCGTCAGGCTCGTCCAGCTCCCCTGCCAGGACAGCGGTGTCGAAAGGCGTGTGAGGTTCGATGGTTAGGGGATATACGCTTATGTGCGTCACACCGAGACGCACGGCTTCGCACACACTTGCCTCGAAGCTTTCCGAACTCTGCCCAGGGATACCGCACATGAGATCCACGCTCACATTGTCAAAGCGCGTCTGTGCCGCCTCGATCGCGCGTCGTGCGTCGTCTGCCGAATGTGCGCGACCAAGCGTTTGCAACACCTTTTCATCAAAGCTCTGGACGCCAAGAGACAGCCGGTTCACGCCGAGCGCCCATACATCGCGTACCATACGTTCGGTAAGGCTCTCGGGATTCGCCTCCATCGTGCATTCCACCTCCGGCGTAAGATGCATCGAAAGCGAAAGCGTATACAGCAGCATCGATAGCCGCGAAAGTCCGATGTGCGAAGGCGTTCCTCCGCCAAGATACACCGTCTCGATAGCCCCCAGTTCGCCCTCTTTGGCCTTGCGACGAATCTGCAGCGAAAGATCTTCCACATACGCATCGATTTCCGGCGCATCAGTCGGCACCGCCGCTGTCGTGAAATCGCAGTACCCGCACCGCTTCACGCAAAACGGTAGATGCAAGTAAAGCGCCCTATAAGGATCATGCGGCATAGAGCTTACCTTTCCGTCTCGTGTTCAGCTATAACAACGAGCAGCTCATCGAATACGGTATCGAAATCTTCTACGGACACACAGGCGTTGATCTTCCCTCGTGCTGCAGCGGCTCCCGGAAGTCCGGCCATATACCACATCGCATGCTTGCGCATACGGACAATGTTCTTGCCCTCCCGCTGTGAAAGAAGTCGTGCATGGCGGCGAGCCATCGCAATGCGTTTTTCTACCGAGGGCGGCGCAGGTTCAGATTCTCCCGCTAGGGCAGCCTTGGCCTGAGCAAACACCCAGGGATTCCCCTCGGCTCCCCGCGCGATCATCACCGCATCGCAACCGGTACGCTCGCGCATTGCTACCGCACTCGCCCCTGTGCGCACATCCCCATTGCCGATGACCGGCACACTCACGGCTTCCTTCACGCGCGCTATAACGCCCCACTCTGCACTCCCCCGATACAGCTGTTCGGCATAGCGCCCATGTACGGCCACGGCACACGCTCCTGCCGCCTCCATACGCTGTGCAAATTCGGGTGCCGTTTCCTCTCCCATCGCCCAGCCCCGACGAATCTTTACCGTCACCGGACAAGTTACCGCTCCGCGCACCGAATGCACAATATTCGCTGCAAGTTCGGGTTGATTCATGAGTGCCGAACCGTCACCCTTGGACACGATTTTACGCGCAGGACAGCCCATGTTGATGTCGAGATACGCCAGCGATTCCCCCATCTCGTCCTCAATCCAAGCCGCCTGCGCCGCCATGGTGTCGGGTTCATGCCCAAACAGCTGAACAGCCACTTGAATCTCTCCCGGGGCCAGGCGCAAAAGACCACGTGTTTTCTCGTTCGCGTAAGAAAGCCCCTTTGCCGAAACCATTTCGGTATAGGTAAGATCGGCTCCTTGCTCGCGGCACAGTGCTCGAAAGGCCTCGTCGCTCACTCCCGCCATAGGCGCAAGCAAAAGACGATGTTGTTGAAAAAAGGCATACATTATGATTAGACGGGCATTGCCAACAGGCCCAAAGCGATAACAGCCAAGACGATACATCCCACAACCACGAGCAAGCATCCGCATCCCAAGGCAAGTTTTGTACCGCCCGACATAGAAGCCTGCACCTGCTCCCGCGCCGCCTTCTTCTCATCGAACGGATCGTTCAACCAGTCGTAATCGTCTTTGTGGTTCATACACGCTCCTTGCTTATTCAATAAGCATAATAACAGGGTTTCCGTGGTGAGTCGCATTGCCGTAAAAGATCAAACGGGCGCGAGCTAAGCGGCCTTCGCTCCGTGTGCGAGCCCAGCGAAGAGCTTGAACGGCTAGGACGGCCACCACGGGAAGCCGTCGGGTTAATCGTCTACCTTTAGTATTGCCATGAAGGCCTCCTGCGGCACCTCTACGTTGCCGATGCTCTTCATGCGTTTCTTGCCGGCTTTTTGCTTCTCCAACAGTTTGCGCTTACGACTGATGTCACCGCCGTAGCACTTCGCCAGCACGTCCTTGCGCTTGGCTTTTACCGTCTCGCGCGCAAGTACCCGACCGCCGATAGCTGCTTGAATGGGCACCTCGAACATCTGGCGAGGAATAATGCCTTTGAGCTTTTCAGCCAGCACGCGTCCGCGATCGTACGCCTTGTCCTTATGCACGATAAACGAAAGCGCATCGATGGGTTTGCCGGACAAAAGAATATCAAGTTTCACGAGCTTAGAAGGCTTGTAACCCTCGAACTCGTAATCGAGGCTCGCGTAGCCTTTCGTGTTGGACTTCAACTTGTCAAAGTAATCCATGATCAGCTCCGACAATGGAATCTCCCAAAGCATCTCCACCGTCGTGGGAGACAGGTAGTTCATGGTGACAAACGTACCGCGCCGCGCGGTGGTCAGCTCCATGACCGCACCTACATAGTCGGGCGGAATGAGTATCTTCGCCTTCAGGTAGGGTTCCTCTATGCGTTCGATCTCGCCGGGATCGGGCATCTCCTGCGGAGAATGCAGGCTGATCATCTCACCGCCCTGACGATACACATGGTATTCCACCGAGGGTGCCGTAGCCAACAGATCTAAGCCGAACTCGCGCTCAAGACGCTCCTTGATAACCTCCATATGCAGAAGACCCAAAAACCCGACGCGGAAGCCAAAACCAAGCGCGTGAGACTTTTCGGGTTCCCATGCAAGCGCCGGATCGTTAAGGGAGAGCTTCTCGAGCGCTTCTTTGAGCGGTTCGTACTGATCGCCGTCGATGGGAAACAGGCCCGTGTACACCATGGGCTTAGCCTCGCGATAGCCCGGCAGCGGCTCGTCCACACCGTTGCGCACAGCCGTGATCGTGTCGCCCACCTTTACCTGCCGTACATCTTTAAGGCCGGTAACCAGATAGCCCACCTCACCCACAGAAAGTGCGGGCATCGGCGTTTCTGCGGGATGGCGTGCGCCCACTTCCTCTACCAGCACTTCGGTGCCGGTAGCCATCATGAGTACGCGGTCGCCCTTTTTCAGAGAGCCGTCCACCACGCGAATGAGCGCTACCACACCGCGATAGGGATCAAAGTACGAGTCAAAGATGAGCGCGCGCAAGGGTGCATCGGCATCGCCTTCGGGCGCGGGAATAGTGTAGACCACGGCTTCCAGCAAATCA encodes:
- a CDS encoding N-acetylmuramoyl-L-alanine amidase, with amino-acid sequence MPFKGIKVPKYISKIKPILLVAFSCMFVCLLAGCASSQKQEETKDETESLALNEEKGAESQSVNEEDTQSVSEEDTRQKLIDDAYSKLNISNDFRSSFVHGNKGSEYQKYIVLHDTEGTEDASSVIDWWDSNGNLVAAHFIINKDGSIVQCAPLDSIVHHAGFGDTGHNELYGVEDESRDDKAGTTPIGSWASDYGMNSYSVGIEMVHIGGSEDYPEAQLEALDDLIAYIDAYYGFESEIIDHKAWRSGNSDTSPEFAEYFENFKNYRTHRG
- a CDS encoding YARHG domain-containing protein, translating into MYCFKCGTELPEESIFCSNCGTKIGKDEQSDMPVVNEVSDTDIEPSVDGTPVTEVDICDVEETNNEPLAEAKKQPLSPKNRWILFGVVMALAFVVGLGCPLFIAMTDPTSSISGQLNTSALDEPESSSPSSSSAPSDSSITDSSTNSSSSPTSSSSSSAPELTNNAVGGIEEEYILPEVDSHLYTEQELNVLTDYELYVARNEIFARYGREFKNSDLVEHFSSKGWYSPKYSPSEFDAMPDPLNSTEKDNLALIRALEQSRNSQYAV
- the hemW gene encoding radical SAM family heme chaperone HemW gives rise to the protein MPHDPYRALYLHLPFCVKRCGYCDFTTAAVPTDAPEIDAYVEDLSLQIRRKAKEGELGAIETVYLGGGTPSHIGLSRLSMLLYTLSLSMHLTPEVECTMEANPESLTERMVRDVWALGVNRLSLGVQSFDEKVLQTLGRAHSADDARRAIEAAQTRFDNVSVDLMCGIPGQSSESFEASVCEAVRLGVTHISVYPLTIEPHTPFDTAVLAGELDEPDDDVEAAHMQIAAHVLTEAGYERYEVASYARPGYQCRHNIAYWTGVPYLGLGRSAATMTQNAERRMRMKDGQVTDDLNARQMAAEDLMLGMRMTCGVTDDQVKRATEQLRDAPATLERLARDGLVVHEGGRWRPTERGWLCGNDLYGELFDLAP
- the dusB gene encoding tRNA dihydrouridine synthase DusB; translation: MYAFFQQHRLLLAPMAGVSDEAFRALCREQGADLTYTEMVSAKGLSYANEKTRGLLRLAPGEIQVAVQLFGHEPDTMAAQAAWIEDEMGESLAYLDINMGCPARKIVSKGDGSALMNQPELAANIVHSVRGAVTCPVTVKIRRGWAMGEETAPEFAQRMEAAGACAVAVHGRYAEQLYRGSAEWGVIARVKEAVSVPVIGNGDVRTGASAVAMRERTGCDAVMIARGAEGNPWVFAQAKAALAGESEPAPPSVEKRIAMARRHARLLSQREGKNIVRMRKHAMWYMAGLPGAAAARGKINACVSVEDFDTVFDELLVVIAEHETER
- the lepA gene encoding translation elongation factor 4, yielding MTTDPNHIRNFSIIAHIDHGKSTLSDRILELTGTVAQRDMQEQLLDSMDIERERGITIKSQAVRVDYTADDGQTYQFNLIDTPGHVDFTYEVSRSLAACEGAVLVVDATQGVEAQTVANAMMAMNANLEIIPLINKIDLPAAEPDRVREEIEEGLAIPADDAVLASGKTGAGVHDLLEAVVYTIPAPEGDADAPLRALIFDSYFDPYRGVVALIRVVDGSLKKGDRVLMMATGTEVLVEEVGARHPAETPMPALSVGEVGYLVTGLKDVRQVKVGDTITAVRNGVDEPLPGYREAKPMVYTGLFPIDGDQYEPLKEALEKLSLNDPALAWEPEKSHALGFGFRVGFLGLLHMEVIKERLEREFGLDLLATAPSVEYHVYRQGGEMISLHSPQEMPDPGEIERIEEPYLKAKILIPPDYVGAVMELTTARRGTFVTMNYLSPTTVEMLWEIPLSELIMDYFDKLKSNTKGYASLDYEFEGYKPSKLVKLDILLSGKPIDALSFIVHKDKAYDRGRVLAEKLKGIIPRQMFEVPIQAAIGGRVLARETVKAKRKDVLAKCYGGDISRKRKLLEKQKAGKKRMKSIGNVEVPQEAFMAILKVDD